The region GGTACGGCTGTAAACACAGGCTGGGCCCGGCCGCGGCTCCGGGCTGGACCGGCCGGAGCCTCTGCCACAGCTCCTCTGTGATGAAGGGCATGAACGGCGAGAGCAGAGCCAGAGACGTGGAGACGCAGTGGAACAGCACGCTGCTGGACACCTGTGCCGACGAACATCTGGGAGGGGCCAGCAGAGGCTTCACACactcctgccacacacacacacacacagagctaaaCTTATAATGCTTATGAACAgcattacccacaattccaCCTGCTCAggtttttcacttcctgttttcttcccttctgaCTCGGCTACCGTGTCGCTTCTGGAGGCTTTTTTCTGACCCGCTGCTGATTTTACTGTCTTCTTATGACCCgaagctgctgctcaccagGTAGACGTCACAGAGGCTGTGGATCCAGAAGGAGCGGAGGGCTGAGGTGACCAGATGAAGCTCCGAGGCTCGGAAGGCCTGCTCACACTGGACCACAGTGCTGTAGAGTCTGGAGCAGATCCACTGATCCATGCTGCTCACAGGAGTCGTCTGaatgaaagacacacacacacacacacacacacacacacacacacacacacacacacacacactctggattATGTAGGGTTGGGCGTGTCCCTCCACTCCAGTGGGACTTCTTaaagaggtcatgtgaccagtgtTGTGTTAACATGAGCAGCATTTGAACTTCTGCTCTCAACAACAGCAGAGACACTCAAGGACACTGAGGACATCAAGCAGATGGTTCTCTCCTGTACCTCTTCTAATGTTCTCAGTGGTGTCGTGTTGTCACCCAGAACTCCCAGCGTGAATCTGAGCGTCTGCCACATTTTGTTACAGAAGGTTCTACTGGTCAGGACCTCAGAGATGGACAACTTGATGTCCTCTCCTGATGAAACAAACCGCAGGACAGactcagagcagcaggaggtttAAATGTAGAGCAGTTCAGGTTCCTTCACACTCAccctgcagcctgtgtgagCAGAGGGAGAACCTGAGGGCATCAGTCCCACATGCTGGAATCCCAGTGGGGAAGTCCTTCCTCTGTGGAGAAACAGCTGGATCACAGGAACCTTCAGAGTCTGATCACACAGAACAGGACCGAGAGGAGCTCACCACTGCTTCCATGGCAACCAGCTGCTCTCTGGGATCAACGTTCCCCTCCTTCACCTTCCGTTGAAGCATCTGACAGGAAAAAAGTCCAGCTCACATTAATGTTagaatcctcctcctcataaACATCATCTTCCAGGAGAAGAGTGTGGGGAGACTGGGGAGGCAGCATCACCCtacatccttcctcctcctccctacatccttcctcctcctccctacaCCCTTATTCCTCCTCCCTACACCCTTATTCCTCCTCCtacatccttcctcctccttcctacACCTTTATTCCTCCTCCCTACACCTTTATTCTTCCTCCctacatcctcctcctcctccctacaCCCTTATTCTTCCACACtacatccttcctcctccctacaCCCTTATTCCTCCTCACtacatccttcctcctcctccctacaCCTTTATTCCCCCTCCCTACatccttccacctcctcctcctccctacaCCTTTATTCTTCCTCCCtacatccttcctcctcctccctacaCCCTTATTCCTCCTCCCtacatccttcctcctcctccctacaCCCTTATTCCTCCTCCCtacatccttcctcctccctacaCCCTTATTCCTCCTCCtacatccttcctcctccctacatccttcctcctcctcacaccctttcctcctccctcctcagatTTAGTGCAGACACCGCTGTCTTCATCACTACAAAACTGCTTAAAACATATAAAGAGAGCACTTCAATCACATGTTGCAGCTCCACAAAGGAGAATCTGATGAGTGTCCTTCATTTAGAACGAGGCGTCATCAGAACCTGTACCTCCAGAGAGACTCCTTGGATCACATCCAGTGGATTGATAACATTTCCAAGCGATTTACTCATTTTTCTGCCGTGTTTATCTCTGACCAGAGGGTGAAGCAGAACCTGAGCAGGAAACATCAGAGTCAGCTGATGATGCTAGCCTGGCCGTCCGCTGTCCCACAGGAGACGCTCACCTGTTTGAAGGGCAGCTGTCCGGTCAGCTCGGTGCCCAGCATCACCATCCTGGCCACCCAGAACATAatcaggtcacttcctgtctccagaATGGAATTGGGGTAGAAGCGCTGAAGGTCAGCAGTCTATGTGAAGAGAAACGGAGGTAAGAATGCAACAGGAAGCTGTTTCctcataaacaggaagtgcagcacctgCTCGGGCCAGCCAAGCATGGCGAAGGGAAACAAGGCAGAGGAGAACCACGTGTCCAGGACATCAGGGTCTGAGCCAGGACAGGCACACATGGGAGAAAAAGACATGTGTCAATAACACCGAGGACAACCGATGAGACAGTTTAAGGGGAACCATGGTAACTGTAGCAACCACGGGTTGACGCTGCTTCACCCTGAGTCAACGTAACAGCGTCTGGCTCAACTCCACATCTGACAGCAGCTCGGCGGCGCGCTTCGTCCTCGCTCCGACCACAAACCCAAATCTCCtgtcagacagacggacggaccgTCAGCGTCAGAAGAGCAGCAACGTCAAACACAGATCCAACCGAGAGGCTGCTCAGAATCATTAACGCGTCACACATTTGTAAAGATGAACTAAAGCGGCGTTGGAGTGACTAGAGGTAAACAGATGCGTCTTTGTTAAGGATGTTTGTGGCGTTGGACCGTCCTGTGTGTCTGCTCTGATGTCCACTGACCTCCTGCTCAGCAGTTGAATCTGGAAGCTTCACCTGATAGGCTGGAATCTGATGACCCCACCAAAGCTGCCTGGAAACGCACCAATCACTGCCAAGCAAAGCCGAAATGATGTCATTTCagtctctaacacacacacacacacacaggtggacaCGGTCGCGTACCTGAGGTTGGACAACCAGTTCTTCCAGGTCTTGGTGTAGAAATGAGGGATGATCTGGAGCTCTCCGTCCTCCACAGCCTGACCTCATCACAAGTACAGTCAGCCCTGAACTTCAGTCAACTCGGAGTTGATAGTAATCAACCCACCTGGATCGCCCTCTGAGACATCTGATCGCAGCGGACGAACCACTGCTTCTTCAGAAGAGGCTCGATGACATCTCCTGAGCGACTGAGAGCAGGAGAAGGGAAACTAACATCAGAACCTCCAaggtcagctgtgtgtgaaggGCCCCCTGTGTCTCCTAAGCAGGACAGGACATTGGAGGACAGAGGAATTCCCTACCTGCAGACAGGTAAAGTCATGGAGTGACTCTTCTGTCCCCtgaacagcttcttctccaccagcGCATCCACCAGCAACTGTCTGGCCTCAAAGCGTTTCACCCCCTACAGGAGACAACGCGCACAGCTACAGAAAGGCCCAGATGACAACAGGTTACAGGCAAGGACGTGAGAACGGACCTGGAGCCACGGCCCACAGGCCGCCGTCATGGTCCCGTCTCCTCCAATCACAGTGAGGCATGGAAGTGAGTGTTTCCGTGACAACAGGAAGTCTGTGTGGTCATGGGCTGGAGTAACCTTGACTGCACCTGTGAAGCACAACGAccagcagaacagacagaacacAGACAAACCCGAGTCACCACCTGAGCCCAAAACACACTAAAGGGCCTCTAATCATGTTCATGCAACACGAGATCATCGTGTGTCACATTTAAAAGTGAGAGAGCCGATTCCTGTTGATGGGTCAGTCAATAGTCACT is a window of Takifugu flavidus isolate HTHZ2018 chromosome 21, ASM371156v2, whole genome shotgun sequence DNA encoding:
- the vars2 gene encoding valine--tRNA ligase, mitochondrial isoform X2; amino-acid sequence: MLWFDGEECRATECCGFLDVTMQTVVERKLFRETGKRRQDFSREEFMQEVWNWKNEKGDEIYHQLRSLGASLDWSRACFTLDPGFSRAVTEAFVRLCDAGLIYRAESLVNWSCVLESAISDIEVDSIELPGPTLISVPGYENKIEFGKMFTFAYPVEGCDGEVAVSTTRPETMLGDVAVAVHPDDPRYQALQGKQCRHPFTNRLLPIIADALVDTQLGTGAVKVTPAHDHTDFLLSRKHSLPCLTVIGGDGTMTAACGPWLQGVKRFEARQLLVDALVEKKLFRGQKSHSMTLPVCSRSGDVIEPLLKKQWFVRCDQMSQRAIQAVEDGELQIIPHFYTKTWKNWLSNLSDWCVSRQLWWGHQIPAYQVKLPDSTAEQEEIWVCGRSEDEARRRAAVRCGVEPDAVTLTQDPDVLDTWFSSALFPFAMLGWPEQTADLQRFYPNSILETGSDLIMFWVARMVMLGTELTGQLPFKQVLLHPLVRDKHGRKMSKSLGNVINPLDVIQGVSLEMLQRKVKEGNVDPREQLVAMEAVRKDFPTGIPACGTDALRFSLCSHRLQGEDIKLSISEVLTSRTFCNKMWQTLRFTLGVLGDNTTPLRTLEETTPVSSMDQWICSRLYSTVVQCEQAFRASELHLVTSALRSFWIHSLCDVYLECVKPLLAPPRCSSAQVSSSVLFHCVSTSLALLSPFMPFITEELWQRLRPVQPGAAAGPSLCLQPYPSTTQLSHWQFPAVEKDFELVQELIHVARSLRVQCGMTKEKPAMWAVCSPSQARVLHRFGSAVQTLGQISSLHVCCSGPAEGLADPPPAGSLVGVVDHTCQLHLHVQGGTSVVGQMDQLSRRRDKLLPKLQKILLSIESPGYSNKVPAHIRERMELKRLLLEQELKSIEEQLKISQSSSGDRPC